One window of Phycisphaeraceae bacterium genomic DNA carries:
- a CDS encoding ABC transporter ATP-binding protein, with product MAQAVAESVETPTGKKTKPVVVCQRLTKVFRDFWLRNRARAVDNIDFHIEPGEIFGLLGPNGSGKSTTIKMMLGLLRPTSGRVAVFGKPPTDVLIKKRIGYLPEESYLYQFLNARETLDYYARLFEIDTRTRSKRVDELLDMVGLSGAQFRPVREYSKGMQRRIGLAQALINDPDFLVLDEPTTGLDPIGTKQVKDLILELGRRGKTVLLSSHLLSDVEDVVDRMVILYGGRIRATGTCDELLEATNRTTIETDALDDATIAQVDELIRARTGGNSGLLRVAHPRQRLEELFLDIVERARAERLETSGATAGGITAAFLSASEAAQIEGDQLIDTLMAEKTPEPTHVEVVEELSVGKQETQDEAATLLENLVNPTEQHPAEPRVEFEDTEHSSSAPSGQVDNVDRSVIDSLLNGGADQNAQEDRR from the coding sequence ATGGCGCAAGCGGTCGCAGAATCAGTAGAAACACCCACCGGGAAAAAAACAAAGCCGGTGGTTGTATGCCAGAGATTAACGAAGGTTTTTCGTGATTTCTGGCTACGCAACCGTGCACGAGCAGTCGATAATATTGATTTTCACATCGAGCCCGGGGAGATATTCGGCCTGCTGGGACCGAATGGTTCGGGCAAGTCAACGACGATCAAGATGATGCTGGGACTGCTGCGCCCGACCTCGGGTCGTGTTGCAGTCTTTGGCAAGCCGCCGACAGACGTGCTGATCAAGAAACGTATTGGATATTTGCCCGAAGAGTCGTATCTCTACCAGTTTTTGAATGCCCGTGAAACACTCGACTATTATGCGAGGTTGTTTGAGATAGATACGCGCACTCGTTCAAAGCGCGTTGACGAACTGCTTGACATGGTTGGGCTTTCTGGTGCGCAGTTCAGGCCTGTTCGAGAATATTCCAAGGGCATGCAACGGCGCATCGGTCTTGCACAGGCACTGATTAATGATCCTGATTTTCTTGTGCTTGACGAGCCGACGACGGGGCTTGATCCCATCGGTACCAAACAGGTGAAGGATCTGATTCTTGAACTCGGCCGGCGCGGGAAGACTGTGCTGTTGTCCAGCCATTTGCTCTCAGACGTTGAGGATGTTGTTGATCGTATGGTTATTCTGTATGGTGGACGCATCCGTGCGACAGGCACATGCGACGAGCTTCTGGAAGCAACAAACAGAACAACGATCGAAACAGATGCGCTTGATGATGCAACGATAGCGCAAGTCGACGAACTTATTCGTGCGAGGACAGGTGGAAACAGTGGGTTGTTGCGAGTTGCGCATCCACGGCAGCGACTGGAAGAGCTGTTCCTCGACATTGTTGAGCGGGCGCGTGCCGAACGTCTTGAGACATCGGGAGCGACAGCGGGCGGTATTACTGCGGCATTTCTAAGTGCTAGTGAGGCTGCTCAGATTGAGGGTGACCAACTCATTGACACATTGATGGCAGAGAAGACGCCTGAACCAACACATGTTGAGGTGGTTGAGGAACTTTCTGTAGGGAAACAAGAAACTCAAGACGAAGCTGCGACATTGCTTGAGAATCTCGTGAATCCGACAGAGCAGCACCCTGCTGAGCCACGTGTTGAGTTTGAAGATACCGAACACTCCTCGTCAGCTCCATCTGGACAAGTAGACAATGTTGACCGGAGTGTGATCGACTCACTGCTCAATGGTGGCGCGGACCAGAATGCACAGGAGGATCGCCGGTGA
- a CDS encoding chemotaxis protein CheA, which produces MSNGFDAEILQDFLTESGELLEQLEGDLVVLESSPQDPDLLNQIFRALHTIKGSASFLALTNLVEIAHSAESALNAARNGQILVDQGAMDLLLQAVDILKEQFEQLTNGEPLTKAKQSLINGLSRLGEGIQDGATSAASNSSSESAPTAQAALTSTSNCPDVRPVELDGPQTDLFEFLIADVNESMAQLNKEYEIALNPETRVQGCEQIVETSEALTKALEFFEFGAMSGLSTLLNRACSAIPELPDDVQAKVLIRVVAMMQVMQNQADGLGSGEMRNWSTQEFSEQIEALIDGEGFEGTEPGANAEAPEEFLEAIGINLSGTGVSTSTKATNESPEQAPQSTKQAVESPAGFGTSASDTSDDTDAASGSVESKSGVRAPAAAVEQTIRVDVSRLETLMNLVGELVLQKNRISAISRQLASSMDVETAEIIGTAADSLDRVTGDIQSSVMRTRMQPLDKIFGKYPRLIRDLSRKTGKNIDLVIEGGDTEVDKSVIDKLADPLVHLLRNSADHGVEMPEDRVANGKSDTGTIKLKASHEGSYVQVLVADDGKGLNRDKLLKKAFERTLVTPEQAETMSDNEVYQLIFHPGFSTAEQVSDLSGRGVGMDVVRSNIAKIKGTIDLTSTPGKGTELAIKIPLTIAIMPAMMVAVQHETYAIPLGNILEIVRPTPEQLSTIREHPVLRLRDEMLPLFNAEEVFGLPSSDAPPQYAVVLALGDRRLGLMVTKPIGQQEIVIKSLDENANTENGSVSGATVRDDGGVSLIVDIAGLFKLASSAVGAEQLERKEQAATVAA; this is translated from the coding sequence GTGAGCAACGGATTCGATGCAGAAATCTTGCAGGACTTCCTGACCGAGTCGGGCGAACTGCTCGAGCAGCTTGAGGGTGATCTTGTTGTGCTTGAGAGTTCGCCGCAGGATCCAGATCTGCTCAACCAGATCTTCCGTGCATTGCACACGATCAAGGGCAGCGCCTCGTTTCTTGCGTTGACAAACCTTGTAGAGATTGCCCACTCTGCAGAAAGTGCTCTGAATGCAGCACGCAATGGACAGATCCTTGTCGACCAAGGCGCAATGGATCTGCTCCTTCAGGCGGTTGACATCCTGAAAGAACAGTTCGAGCAACTCACCAACGGGGAGCCGCTCACCAAGGCAAAGCAATCGCTGATCAACGGGCTCTCACGACTTGGGGAAGGAATTCAGGACGGTGCAACATCCGCCGCTTCCAATAGCTCATCCGAATCAGCACCAACTGCGCAAGCAGCATTGACCAGCACCAGCAACTGCCCCGATGTCAGGCCTGTCGAGCTCGACGGACCGCAAACAGACCTCTTCGAGTTCCTCATCGCTGATGTAAATGAGTCGATGGCGCAACTCAACAAAGAATACGAGATCGCACTGAATCCCGAAACTCGAGTGCAGGGCTGCGAGCAAATTGTTGAAACTTCCGAAGCACTGACCAAAGCACTGGAGTTCTTTGAGTTCGGAGCAATGTCGGGGTTGTCAACACTATTAAACCGAGCATGCAGCGCGATACCTGAGCTTCCGGACGACGTGCAAGCGAAGGTGCTGATCCGTGTTGTTGCGATGATGCAGGTCATGCAGAACCAGGCCGATGGGCTTGGGTCTGGCGAAATGCGCAACTGGTCGACACAGGAGTTCTCTGAACAGATCGAAGCACTCATCGATGGCGAAGGATTCGAAGGCACTGAACCAGGTGCAAACGCAGAAGCTCCCGAGGAGTTTCTTGAAGCCATCGGCATCAATCTCTCGGGTACTGGTGTTTCTACGTCAACAAAAGCTACTAATGAATCTCCCGAGCAGGCACCGCAGTCCACAAAGCAGGCTGTAGAGTCTCCCGCCGGATTTGGGACTTCCGCCTCAGACACCTCCGATGACACAGATGCAGCATCTGGATCAGTTGAATCAAAGTCCGGCGTAAGAGCTCCAGCGGCGGCGGTTGAACAGACGATTCGTGTCGATGTTTCCCGACTTGAAACACTGATGAATCTTGTTGGTGAACTCGTGTTGCAGAAGAACCGCATCTCCGCAATCTCACGACAGCTTGCATCCTCAATGGATGTGGAAACAGCAGAGATCATTGGCACAGCAGCCGATTCACTCGACCGCGTCACAGGCGACATCCAGAGTTCGGTTATGCGCACGCGCATGCAACCGCTCGACAAGATCTTCGGCAAGTATCCTCGCCTCATCCGTGATCTGTCGCGTAAGACAGGAAAGAACATCGATCTTGTGATTGAGGGTGGCGACACCGAAGTTGACAAATCAGTTATCGATAAACTTGCCGATCCACTCGTCCACCTGCTTCGGAACAGCGCAGACCATGGAGTTGAGATGCCCGAAGACCGCGTGGCGAACGGCAAATCCGACACCGGCACAATCAAACTGAAAGCTTCGCACGAGGGAAGCTATGTGCAGGTGCTCGTCGCGGATGATGGCAAGGGCCTGAATCGGGACAAACTACTAAAGAAGGCGTTTGAGCGCACTCTTGTGACACCCGAGCAAGCAGAAACAATGTCGGATAACGAGGTGTACCAGCTCATCTTCCATCCCGGATTCTCAACAGCAGAGCAGGTCAGCGACCTCTCCGGACGAGGCGTCGGAATGGATGTTGTGCGATCCAATATCGCAAAGATCAAGGGCACGATTGATCTGACATCAACACCCGGCAAGGGGACAGAACTGGCGATCAAGATCCCTCTCACGATTGCGATTATGCCCGCGATGATGGTTGCTGTGCAGCATGAGACGTACGCGATTCCCCTGGGAAATATCCTGGAGATTGTGCGTCCAACACCCGAGCAACTCTCGACCATCCGTGAGCATCCTGTCCTGAGGCTTCGCGACGAGATGCTGCCCCTGTTCAATGCAGAGGAGGTCTTTGGACTGCCCTCAAGCGACGCCCCCCCCCAATACGCGGTCGTTCTTGCGCTGGGAGACCGCCGTCTTGGTCTGATGGTCACGAAACCTATCGGGCAACAGGAAATCGTCATCAAGTCACTCGACGAAAACGCCAATACGGAGAATGGGTCAGTAAGTGGCGCAACGGTGCGCGACGATGGCGGCGTCAGCCTGATCGTTGACATCGCTGGACTGTTCAAGCTCGCATCAAGCGCTGTTGGTGCGGAGCAACTGGAACGCAAGGAGCAGGCCGCAACTGTCGCCGCCTGA
- a CDS encoding chemotaxis protein CheX translates to MDPRYITPFIKSIQNVFSTMLQLEVSINEPSVNQSGKTPFDVSGIIGISGDVKGTIVLSFPNDTAQRVVALFTGEELTSESPDFADAIGELVNMVSGGAKAMFDTKRASISTPSVILGGGHIVVSPRSDVPCISIPCTTDCGDLTIEIAFEVAGSEAEKNEAANAA, encoded by the coding sequence ATGGATCCGAGATACATTACACCGTTCATTAAAAGCATCCAGAACGTCTTCTCGACGATGCTGCAGCTTGAGGTCTCAATCAATGAGCCATCAGTGAATCAGTCTGGCAAGACACCGTTTGATGTTTCAGGCATCATCGGTATCTCAGGCGATGTCAAAGGCACCATCGTGCTTAGTTTCCCGAATGACACTGCACAACGTGTCGTTGCGCTGTTCACTGGCGAAGAGCTCACATCCGAATCGCCCGACTTTGCTGATGCGATCGGTGAGCTGGTGAACATGGTGTCCGGCGGCGCAAAGGCAATGTTTGATACAAAGCGCGCTTCGATATCAACACCCAGTGTCATCCTGGGTGGCGGTCACATTGTTGTCAGTCCGCGCAGCGATGTCCCGTGTATTAGCATCCCGTGCACAACAGATTGCGGCGATCTGACCATCGAGATCGCGTTCGAAGTCGCTGGAAGCGAGGCAGAAAAGAACGAGGCAGCAAACGCCGCTTGA
- a CDS encoding chemotaxis response regulator protein-glutamate methylesterase gives MAINPIRVLVVDDSAVVRASLRRVLESDAEIKVVDIARNGQEAVELVQKYQPDLVTLDIEMPVKDGRTALREILQLKLDSKPAVLMCSSLTTAGSKEAIRALTEGASDFIGKPNGSFGSLDDVKDELLTKIKAICSTRRPHTSGMHIPSAAPSKRTLFPEGRAALVTVASSTGGPPIVEEILKALPANMPVPIIIAQHMPLLFTTSLAQRLNEVAQIHIIQGEHGMAVKPGNVYLAPGGSHTRVIKRFGSLQLEVNDEPRGLFYKPSADELFRSCAEAVNEPTLGIVLTGIGQDGTIGAETIKSKGGWIGAQNAKSCVVYGMPRAVAEKKLTDFVGTASELASMIMHLAGPANARACA, from the coding sequence GTGGCAATCAATCCGATTCGAGTACTGGTGGTAGATGACTCGGCCGTGGTCCGTGCGTCGCTGCGTCGCGTGCTGGAATCCGATGCTGAGATCAAGGTCGTTGACATCGCCCGCAACGGACAAGAAGCTGTTGAACTTGTTCAGAAATACCAACCGGACCTCGTCACACTCGACATTGAAATGCCTGTCAAGGATGGTCGAACTGCACTACGAGAAATCCTGCAACTGAAGCTTGATTCGAAGCCCGCCGTGCTGATGTGCTCCAGCCTCACCACAGCTGGCAGCAAGGAAGCCATCCGCGCATTAACCGAAGGTGCATCCGATTTCATCGGAAAACCAAATGGATCGTTCGGGTCACTCGACGATGTGAAGGACGAACTGTTAACCAAGATCAAGGCAATCTGCTCTACACGCAGACCACACACAAGTGGGATGCACATTCCGTCTGCTGCACCATCAAAGAGAACCCTATTCCCAGAAGGAAGAGCTGCTCTTGTGACAGTTGCATCGTCAACAGGTGGCCCACCGATTGTTGAAGAAATCCTCAAGGCACTTCCGGCAAATATGCCGGTGCCAATCATTATCGCACAGCACATGCCGTTGCTGTTTACAACCAGTCTTGCGCAGCGCCTTAACGAAGTTGCGCAGATTCATATCATCCAAGGTGAACACGGCATGGCGGTAAAGCCGGGCAACGTCTATCTGGCGCCCGGCGGATCACACACACGCGTCATCAAACGGTTCGGGTCGCTACAACTTGAGGTAAATGACGAACCACGAGGTCTGTTCTATAAACCCTCCGCCGATGAACTTTTCCGTTCCTGCGCAGAAGCGGTCAACGAACCGACGCTCGGAATCGTACTGACAGGAATTGGACAGGATGGCACGATTGGAGCCGAGACGATCAAATCGAAGGGCGGCTGGATTGGCGCACAGAACGCCAAATCATGCGTTGTGTATGGAATGCCTCGCGCGGTAGCCGAGAAGAAGTTGACCGACTTTGTCGGCACAGCAAGCGAACTCGCCTCCATGATCATGCATCTCGCAGGCCCTGCAAACGCTCGCGCATGCGCATGA
- a CDS encoding chemotaxis protein CheW, with the protein MHTPSQSQSSHDEANHSSTDDQLQLVTFNIADEEYAVDILAVQEINRMMELTRVPQSPAEVEGVINLRGKIIPVLDLRTRFAIPKSAPTERTRIIVVEVHGRVLGFVVDRVQEVLRISRSIVDPAPEMVCSIDSDFIDGVGKLDDRLLILLNLSRLFNHETTEAAAEAASHAD; encoded by the coding sequence ATGCACACACCGTCTCAGTCGCAATCATCGCACGACGAAGCGAATCACAGCAGCACCGACGATCAGTTGCAGCTTGTGACGTTCAACATTGCTGACGAGGAATACGCAGTCGACATCCTTGCGGTCCAGGAGATCAACCGCATGATGGAGTTGACACGCGTACCGCAAAGCCCCGCAGAAGTTGAGGGTGTGATCAATCTTCGCGGGAAAATTATCCCCGTGCTCGACCTTCGCACGCGATTCGCAATACCCAAGTCGGCACCCACAGAACGCACCCGCATCATTGTCGTAGAGGTGCATGGCCGCGTGCTTGGATTTGTCGTTGACCGAGTTCAGGAGGTGTTGCGTATCTCTCGGTCAATCGTTGATCCAGCACCTGAGATGGTGTGCTCTATCGATTCCGACTTTATTGACGGCGTAGGCAAGTTGGACGACCGCCTGCTCATTCTGCTCAATCTTTCACGTCTGTTCAACCACGAAACAACAGAGGCCGCTGCAGAAGCAGCAAGCCACGCCGACTGA
- a CDS encoding ABC transporter permease subunit codes for MPGQLLTIARNCFLESIRQPIYFLIVMISGVCQLLLTWGTNFSMGKSTETGEVNYDNKLLLDLGLGTIFVCGTVLAAFVATAVISEEIERKTVLTVVSKPVSRPTLVIGKYLGVSLSLLVGMITMAIFMLMGIRHGVMSTAADKLDWVVITFSIGTVFLCLVLSAAANYLYSWSFSQAAVLSLAPAMIISYLFVLVLSPKWEWQAISTDFKPQISMACAALTLAVLMLSAVAVAASTRLGQVMTIVVTGGVFLGGLLSNYFIGSKAWTNSYVGRVLNVTPEHPAFEKFTSLGDTLIIELENPPTALLSPGTPVYWGATPNGMNLQTSHYKPLDGDFATISNLNAPEIAPAIAVVSSEGKKANIQQIGRAPVKVNRPPREGDYLFVKPTRLNIAAAGVWSILPNLHFYWLLDAITQNSYIPIGHLWLIAVYAVLQICGVLCIAIALFQTRDVG; via the coding sequence ATGCCGGGTCAACTCCTGACAATTGCCAGAAACTGCTTCCTTGAGAGCATTCGGCAGCCCATCTATTTCCTCATTGTGATGATCTCTGGCGTGTGCCAGTTGCTGCTCACGTGGGGAACAAACTTCTCAATGGGCAAATCTACCGAAACAGGTGAAGTCAACTACGACAACAAGCTCCTGCTTGATCTGGGCCTTGGAACCATCTTCGTCTGCGGCACCGTACTCGCCGCGTTCGTTGCAACGGCTGTTATATCTGAGGAAATTGAGCGAAAAACCGTCCTCACCGTGGTTTCCAAGCCAGTGAGCAGACCAACACTTGTGATAGGGAAATATCTGGGTGTGAGTCTTTCGCTCCTCGTTGGCATGATCACGATGGCTATTTTCATGCTTATGGGCATCCGTCACGGTGTTATGAGCACTGCAGCGGATAAGCTCGACTGGGTGGTTATCACATTCTCGATTGGAACCGTGTTCCTCTGCCTTGTCCTTTCAGCCGCGGCGAACTATCTGTACTCATGGTCATTCTCACAAGCCGCGGTGCTCTCGCTTGCCCCGGCAATGATCATCTCATATCTCTTTGTGCTTGTTCTAAGCCCGAAATGGGAGTGGCAGGCGATCTCAACAGATTTCAAGCCTCAGATATCGATGGCTTGTGCCGCACTGACACTTGCGGTATTGATGCTTTCCGCCGTGGCAGTCGCAGCATCCACGCGTTTGGGGCAAGTTATGACAATTGTCGTGACTGGCGGTGTCTTTCTTGGTGGCTTGCTCTCAAACTACTTCATTGGAAGCAAAGCGTGGACCAACAGCTACGTCGGCAGAGTTCTCAACGTCACACCCGAACATCCAGCCTTCGAAAAGTTCACGTCCCTCGGCGACACCCTCATCATTGAGTTGGAAAACCCGCCAACCGCCCTGCTTTCGCCCGGAACACCTGTCTATTGGGGCGCCACACCCAACGGGATGAATCTGCAAACAAGTCACTACAAGCCGCTTGATGGCGATTTCGCGACGATCTCAAATCTCAATGCACCAGAGATTGCCCCCGCTATTGCTGTTGTTTCGTCAGAGGGGAAGAAAGCAAATATTCAGCAGATTGGACGGGCTCCCGTCAAGGTCAATCGCCCTCCACGCGAGGGAGACTATCTCTTTGTCAAACCAACCAGGTTAAACATCGCTGCGGCTGGGGTTTGGTCCATCCTTCCAAACCTCCACTTCTACTGGCTTTTGGACGCAATTACGCAGAACTCATACATCCCCATTGGACATCTCTGGCTCATTGCGGTGTACGCAGTACTCCAAATCTGTGGAGTCCTGTGTATTGCGATAGCGCTATTCCAGACGCGGGATGTAGGCTGA
- a CDS encoding protein-glutamate O-methyltransferase CheR has translation MAISTAHKIEMSTEDFNRLREIIYSRSGIHFPDNKKYVLESRLGHRLQELEIEDYDTYISFISFGPYRDDEFQEMFNRITINETSFFRNEPQLEIFEKTILPELLEARKDTKRLRIWSAACSSGEEPYTAAIQLHRTLGVRLPDWRIEILGTDISQKMLDVAASGVYSDYAIRSTPDQIKRRYFKQEGRNWVIDPTIQSMVTFEHMNLKDTMAAKRHGTWDIIFCRNVMIYFDTPMRKSVVQMFYNQLASDGTLIIGHSESLSDLGVPFISRDLPKGFCYTKA, from the coding sequence ATGGCGATATCCACAGCACACAAGATCGAGATGTCCACCGAAGACTTCAATCGGCTTCGCGAGATTATCTACTCTCGCTCGGGCATCCACTTCCCGGACAACAAAAAATATGTACTTGAATCACGCCTTGGTCACCGGTTGCAGGAACTCGAGATCGAGGACTACGACACGTACATCTCATTTATCTCGTTCGGCCCGTATCGTGATGACGAGTTTCAGGAAATGTTCAATCGCATCACAATCAATGAAACAAGTTTTTTTCGCAACGAGCCGCAACTCGAAATCTTCGAAAAAACGATTCTCCCGGAACTGCTCGAAGCACGAAAAGACACAAAGCGTCTTCGTATCTGGTCCGCGGCGTGCTCCAGCGGCGAGGAGCCATATACCGCTGCGATCCAGCTCCACCGCACACTCGGCGTACGTCTGCCCGACTGGCGAATCGAGATCCTTGGTACGGATATCTCACAAAAAATGCTCGACGTTGCAGCATCCGGCGTGTACTCAGACTACGCAATCCGCTCGACACCCGATCAGATCAAACGCCGGTACTTCAAGCAGGAAGGTCGCAACTGGGTGATTGATCCCACCATCCAGTCAATGGTGACGTTTGAGCATATGAATCTCAAGGACACCATGGCTGCAAAGCGCCACGGCACATGGGACATCATTTTCTGCCGTAATGTCATGATTTATTTCGACACACCAATGCGCAAGTCTGTCGTGCAGATGTTTTATAACCAGCTTGCCAGCGATGGCACACTCATCATCGGACATTCCGAATCTCTGTCAGATCTTGGGGTCCCGTTTATCTCCCGTGATCTGCCAAAGGGATTCTGTTACACCAAGGCATAA
- a CDS encoding response regulator, whose amino-acid sequence MKILLVDDSKTMRNIQKAVLAQIGFTEIEEACDGHDALSKVNAFGPELILVDWNMPNMDGLTFVKHYRQTNKTTPMIMVTTEAEKARVIEAIKAGVNNYVVKPFTPDLLSQRIKETLAKCGVKA is encoded by the coding sequence ATGAAAATCCTGCTAGTAGACGATTCAAAGACCATGCGCAACATCCAGAAGGCGGTGTTAGCACAGATCGGGTTCACCGAGATCGAGGAAGCGTGCGACGGACACGACGCGCTGAGCAAGGTCAACGCGTTCGGCCCCGAACTCATTCTTGTTGACTGGAATATGCCCAACATGGATGGCCTGACCTTCGTCAAGCACTATCGCCAGACCAACAAAACCACACCAATGATCATGGTCACGACAGAAGCGGAAAAGGCTCGTGTCATCGAAGCGATCAAGGCAGGTGTGAATAACTACGTGGTGAAGCCATTCACACCCGACCTGCTCAGCCAGCGAATCAAAGAAACACTGGCAAAGTGCGGCGTCAAAGCCTGA
- a CDS encoding ABC transporter permease subunit, whose amino-acid sequence MTITERLRKLDYTQRSFRFKVIASGVIVLATAITLLVLWLTSVSLEDTVPRIVIQDEFGNPMTLRQINADPQLKTEYDKILASDEYKAFIAAQDEQLANMSADDKLRKQVLDSIAARATSSSNIYLLILAGSGLALAVTWLGLLLTYVSLAVVALLLLGPMYLMDSVRGIATVAFGSLLLTFGFTALMSLARITLATMNGPVTAIARNVLAEAVRMKVSLVLVVMLIIGLAAVPTLLTDTNMLRYRVQNFLQYSTTTSFYILGFLTILLSAGSVAFEQRDKVIWQTMTKPVSAWRYIAGKWLGVCVLNIVLLGVCGMAIYLFTGYLSRQMAVGEIMPGVGPLGDQVTDDRFLLETQVLVARTSLRPDNPLSPDHPDFQTAVSQEMRRLIELEGQEDTPEFRETVKRDYFKAVMQQYRTVEPGGQRAFVFSGLKSLRNSNKTFSLRYRIDAGSNRPDELYKLTFIFNRNEPVPIEATLGTMQSIDRLNPRIIDENGMLELVVLNGDYQRGVPATQQSINLPPGTLELTYSAGSFEMNYVKLFAIFWAKLAFMSIIGIAAATFLSFPVAAMIAFGMFFLTEGAGYIAKSVEFYLSGPDKGFARVVQIAVTPIAQAVRYTFGSYGELTPLSNFVEGLMISWSTVGLSVLLLSIWSVVLLFAGVLVFRKRELAIYSGK is encoded by the coding sequence GTGACGATCACCGAACGACTCCGCAAACTCGACTACACACAGCGATCATTCAGGTTTAAGGTGATCGCATCGGGCGTGATTGTGCTGGCGACAGCGATCACGCTTCTGGTGCTTTGGCTGACATCGGTTTCGCTGGAGGACACCGTTCCCCGCATTGTTATTCAGGATGAGTTCGGGAATCCGATGACGTTACGGCAGATCAATGCGGATCCGCAACTCAAGACCGAATACGACAAGATTCTTGCGTCAGATGAGTACAAGGCATTTATTGCGGCTCAGGACGAGCAACTTGCGAACATGTCTGCAGATGATAAGTTGCGCAAGCAGGTGCTCGATTCCATTGCAGCGCGCGCGACAAGTTCATCCAATATCTACCTGCTGATTCTTGCTGGATCGGGACTTGCGCTTGCTGTGACATGGCTTGGACTGTTGCTGACGTATGTGTCACTTGCAGTTGTGGCGTTGTTGCTACTGGGTCCGATGTACTTGATGGATTCTGTACGCGGCATCGCTACGGTGGCGTTTGGCTCGTTGCTGCTGACCTTTGGCTTTACAGCATTGATGTCGCTGGCGAGAATCACGCTAGCGACAATGAATGGTCCTGTGACTGCGATTGCGCGCAATGTGCTGGCTGAAGCGGTGCGCATGAAAGTGTCACTGGTGCTTGTCGTGATGCTGATCATTGGGCTCGCTGCGGTGCCGACATTGCTGACAGACACGAACATGCTGCGGTATCGCGTGCAGAACTTCCTGCAGTATTCGACGACGACATCGTTTTACATACTCGGTTTTCTGACGATCCTGCTCTCAGCGGGGTCGGTTGCGTTCGAGCAGCGCGACAAGGTGATCTGGCAGACTATGACCAAGCCGGTGAGTGCGTGGCGATACATTGCTGGTAAGTGGCTTGGTGTGTGTGTGCTCAACATTGTGCTGCTCGGTGTGTGCGGGATGGCGATCTACCTGTTTACCGGCTATCTCTCACGTCAGATGGCTGTCGGGGAGATCATGCCCGGAGTTGGGCCTCTGGGTGATCAGGTCACGGACGATCGGTTCCTGCTTGAGACGCAGGTGCTGGTCGCACGCACCTCGCTTCGTCCTGACAATCCGCTCTCGCCTGACCACCCTGATTTCCAGACAGCGGTGTCGCAGGAGATGCGCCGTCTGATTGAGCTGGAAGGACAGGAAGACACACCCGAGTTCCGTGAAACAGTCAAAAGAGATTACTTCAAGGCTGTGATGCAGCAGTACCGTACAGTTGAACCCGGTGGTCAGCGGGCGTTCGTTTTTTCCGGGCTCAAGTCGCTGCGGAACAGCAACAAGACTTTTTCACTTCGGTACCGCATCGATGCGGGGTCGAATCGCCCCGATGAACTGTACAAGCTTACGTTTATTTTCAACCGCAACGAGCCGGTGCCAATCGAAGCAACACTGGGAACGATGCAGTCGATTGATCGTTTGAACCCTCGGATTATCGACGAGAACGGGATGCTTGAGCTTGTGGTGCTCAATGGCGACTATCAGCGCGGTGTGCCCGCAACACAACAATCTATTAACCTGCCGCCAGGGACACTTGAGTTGACATACAGCGCCGGCTCGTTTGAGATGAACTATGTCAAGCTCTTTGCGATCTTCTGGGCCAAGCTCGCATTCATGTCGATCATTGGCATTGCTGCTGCGACATTTCTCAGCTTCCCAGTCGCTGCGATGATTGCGTTTGGTATGTTCTTCCTGACCGAAGGTGCGGGGTATATTGCGAAGAGTGTCGAGTTCTATCTCTCGGGTCCCGACAAGGGATTTGCGCGTGTCGTGCAGATTGCGGTAACGCCGATCGCACAAGCAGTTCGTTACACGTTCGGCAGCTATGGTGAGTTGACTCCCTTGAGTAACTTTGTCGAAGGGTTGATGATCTCGTGGTCGACGGTGGGATTGAGTGTGTTGCTGCTGAGTATTTGGTCGGTTGTGCTGTTGTTTGCGGGGGTGCTGGTATTCCGTAAGCGCGAACTTGCGATCTATTCGGGCAAGTGA